One window from the genome of Cuculus canorus isolate bCucCan1 chromosome 12, bCucCan1.pri, whole genome shotgun sequence encodes:
- the BCL2A1 gene encoding bcl-2-related protein A1: METAEFYYVYYLAQDYLQYVLQESQLGPAQTRVAHVLRNIASSLQDQTEEALGPLLDRIDITSVAVAKRIFNGVMEEKFADGNTNWGRIMTIFTFGGLLTKKLQEHGVQLTGEEKEQISYFITEYIINNKAEWIDANGGWENGFLMKFERRSLLSFSKITAIFSAVFSLFREYY; the protein is encoded by the exons ATGGAAACTGCCGAGTTCTATTACGTTTACTATTTAGCTCAAGATTATCTGCAATATGTGCTTCAGGAATCGCAACTTGGACCAGCCCAAACCAGGGTTGCTCATGTCTTGCGAAACATTGCATCTTCGCTGCAAGATCAGACTGAGGAGGCTCTCGGACCACTGCTGGACAGGATTGATATTACCTCTGTAGCCGTTGCCAAGAGAATTTTCAATGGtgtcatggaagaaaaatttgcTGATGGAAATACTAACTGGGGACGAATTATGACCATATTTACATTTGGAGGTCTTCTCACTAAGAAGCTTCAAGAGCATGGAGTTCAACTgactggagaggagaaggagcagattTCTTATTTCATCACAGAGTACATAATAAACAACAAAGCCGAATGGATAGATGCGAATGGTGGCTGG GAAAATGGCTTCCTGATGAAGTTTGAAAGAAGATCACTACTATCTTTTTCCAAAATTACAGccattttctcagctgttttttccttattcagAGAGTACTACTGA